GCCGGTGGAACGGAAGATGATGATCAACGCCCTCAACTCGGGGGCGCGGGTCTTCATGGCCGACTTCGAGGACGCCCTCTCGCCCAGCTGGGAGAACGTGGTCGCGGGCCAGGCCAACTGCCAGGACGCCGTCCGCCGCACCCTGCAGTTCACCGGACCCGAGGGCAAGCCGTACCGGCTGGGCCCGCGGCTCGCCACGCTGGTGGTGCGGCCCCGCGGCTGGCACCTGGTGGAGAAGCACGTCACGCAGGACGGCGTCCCGGTCTCCGGCAGCCTGTTCGACTTCGGGCTCTACCTCTTCCACAACGGCGCCGAGCTGCGCCGCCGCGGCAGCGGCCCCTACTTCTACCTGCCCAAGCTCGAGAGCCACCTCGAGGCGCGGCTGTGGAACGACGTGTTCGTCTTTGCGCAGGATGCGCTCGGCCTGCCGCGCGGGACCATCCGCGCCACGGTGCTGATCGAGACCATCCTCGCCGCCTTCGAGATGGAGGAGATCCTCCACGAGCTGCGGGAGCACGCCGCCGGCCTCAACGCCGGCCGCTGGGACTACATCTTCTCCCTGCTCAAGAACTTCGGCCACCGCCCCGAGTTCCTGCTGCCCGACCGGGCCCAGGTGACGATGACCGTGCCCTTCATGCGCGCCTACACCGAGATGCTGGTGCGCGCCTGCCACCGCCGCGGCGCCCATGCCATCGGCGGCATGGCCGCCTTCATCCCCTCGCGGAAGGACCCCGAGGTGACCGAACGCGCCCTCGCCCGGGTGCGGGAGGACAAGGAGCGCGAGGCGGGGATGGGGTTCGACGGCTCCTGGGTGGCGCACCCCGACCTGGTCCCCGTGGCCCAGGCGGCCTTCGACGCGGTCCTCGGCGCGCGGCCCCACCAGAAGGCACGGCTGCGGGAGGACGTGGTGCCGCGCGGCGAGGCGCTGCTCGACGTCGCCATCCCCGGCGGGCGGGTCACCGAGGCCGGTGCCCGCACCAACGTCCGGGTGGCGCTGGAGTACATCGAGCAATGGCTGGAGGGGCGCGGCGCGGTGGGGATCGACAACCTCATGGAGGACTCCGCCACCGCCGAGATCTCCCGCAGCCAGCTGCAGCAGTGGATCCACCTGGGGGTGCCGCTCGACGACGGGCAGCCGCTCGACCGCGCCCGCTACGAGCGGATGCGGTCGGAAGAGGTGGCGGGGCTGCTGGCGCGGCGGGGCGAGCCGGGGCGCCTGGCGGAGGCGGCGGCGCTGCTCGACCGGCTGGCCGAGGAACCGGTGCCGGAGGAGTTCCTGACGCTGGGGGCGTACGAGCGGCTGGCCTGACGGACGAAGGGCCACGGCGGAGGCCGTGGCCCTTCAGACTGGGGCGGCAGGGGTCGAACCTGCAACCTCCCGGTTAACAGCCGGGCGCTCTGCCAGTTGAGCTACACCCCAATGGTCCTCGGTCCGGCAACAGAAAACCCGTCGATCACTCGACGGGTCCGGAGCGTACCAGCGCGATCACGACAATCGCCTACGCCCGACCCGTCTCCCGGAGGATGCGGTTCGAGTTTCGATTGCGATTGCGGTTCGGCCGGGTGCGCATAGGGACGGTAAGACTATCGGCAGGACGGCACCCGGTCAAGAGCCCGCAGACCCCGGGAGGGGACGGCACGCGTCCGCAGGGCCCGGAAACTTGACCCTCTTCACGGGGAACGGTACCCTACCCCTTCCCCACGCGC
The Gemmatimonadota bacterium DNA segment above includes these coding regions:
- the aceB gene encoding malate synthase A translates to MSTAPLQLHGPAGPDAGRVVTPEALRFIARLSALFEPRRQALLDARRRRRAAYRAGALPGFLPETRALRDGAWQVAPAPADLDDRRVEITGPVERKMMINALNSGARVFMADFEDALSPSWENVVAGQANCQDAVRRTLQFTGPEGKPYRLGPRLATLVVRPRGWHLVEKHVTQDGVPVSGSLFDFGLYLFHNGAELRRRGSGPYFYLPKLESHLEARLWNDVFVFAQDALGLPRGTIRATVLIETILAAFEMEEILHELREHAAGLNAGRWDYIFSLLKNFGHRPEFLLPDRAQVTMTVPFMRAYTEMLVRACHRRGAHAIGGMAAFIPSRKDPEVTERALARVREDKEREAGMGFDGSWVAHPDLVPVAQAAFDAVLGARPHQKARLREDVVPRGEALLDVAIPGGRVTEAGARTNVRVALEYIEQWLEGRGAVGIDNLMEDSATAEISRSQLQQWIHLGVPLDDGQPLDRARYERMRSEEVAGLLARRGEPGRLAEAAALLDRLAEEPVPEEFLTLGAYERLA